Proteins encoded within one genomic window of Polyangium spumosum:
- a CDS encoding DUF418 domain-containing protein has product MTESAEAAPDPTNADTTEFSPTGASERVVSLDVLRGFALYGVLLANSVPWYSARAFMPRDVLLAQTDTADKIFLFLVGLFVNGKAMALLTFLFGLGFSLQLQRAEATGRSVVPMHVRRLASLALIGVCHVLLLWWGDILWGYAIAGLGLLFFRRVRGWRLVAWGLFLALVPMCVTAIPVVSAALRPLTPAPPDHAAFRAAVYAAITGDDRLALAVMHAKHALYFVGNLAPWYFPWLLGRYLFGAWAGTTRIVHEAEARLPFFRKLLAWGLAVGLVGSAIHPVRQILMRQGVKLPEWLYVVLLAPAEVGTMSLTAGYAAAVVLLMRRPAWRRAFLILAPVGRMALSTYLGQSLVCTFLFYGWGLGLAGRVHAWWLWPITLCVFGLQILFAHAWLSRFRFGPMEWLWRSMTYGRLQPLRLPARREELA; this is encoded by the coding sequence ATGACGGAGAGCGCCGAGGCCGCCCCCGACCCGACGAACGCGGATACGACGGAGTTCTCGCCCACGGGCGCATCGGAGCGCGTCGTTTCGCTCGACGTGTTACGTGGCTTCGCGCTCTACGGCGTGCTCCTCGCCAACAGCGTGCCGTGGTACAGCGCCCGCGCGTTCATGCCGCGCGACGTCCTCCTCGCGCAGACCGATACGGCCGACAAGATCTTCCTTTTCCTGGTCGGCCTCTTCGTCAACGGAAAGGCCATGGCGCTCCTGACCTTCCTGTTCGGCCTGGGCTTCTCCCTGCAGCTCCAGCGCGCCGAGGCGACGGGGCGCAGCGTCGTGCCCATGCACGTTCGCAGGCTCGCCTCGCTCGCGCTGATCGGCGTCTGTCACGTGCTCTTGCTCTGGTGGGGCGACATACTCTGGGGATATGCGATCGCGGGCCTCGGCCTCCTGTTCTTCCGCCGTGTGCGTGGGTGGAGGCTCGTCGCCTGGGGCCTCTTTCTCGCGCTCGTGCCGATGTGCGTCACGGCGATTCCCGTCGTCTCCGCGGCCCTTCGGCCGCTCACGCCCGCGCCGCCCGATCACGCTGCGTTCCGCGCGGCGGTCTACGCGGCGATCACCGGAGACGACCGCCTCGCGCTCGCCGTGATGCACGCGAAGCACGCCCTGTACTTCGTGGGCAATCTTGCGCCGTGGTATTTCCCGTGGCTCCTCGGGCGGTATCTGTTCGGCGCCTGGGCCGGCACGACGAGGATCGTTCACGAGGCCGAGGCGCGCCTGCCTTTCTTCCGCAAGCTCCTCGCGTGGGGCCTCGCCGTGGGTCTCGTCGGCTCCGCGATCCACCCCGTTCGGCAGATCCTCATGCGCCAGGGCGTCAAGTTGCCGGAATGGCTTTATGTCGTGCTGCTCGCCCCTGCCGAGGTCGGCACCATGTCGCTCACGGCCGGATACGCGGCGGCCGTGGTCCTCTTGATGCGGCGGCCCGCGTGGCGCCGCGCCTTCCTGATCCTCGCGCCGGTCGGCCGGATGGCCCTCTCGACGTACCTCGGCCAGAGCCTCGTGTGCACTTTCCTTTTTTATGGCTGGGGGCTCGGTCTCGCGGGACGCGTGCACGCGTGGTGGTTATGGCCGATCACGCTTTGCGTCTTCGGGCTGCAGATCCTGTTCGCGCACGCCTGGCTGTCGCGTTTCCGCTTCGGACCGATGGAGTGGTTGTGGCGATCGATGACGTATGGTCGTTTGCAGCCGCTCCGCTTACCTGCGCGGCGAGAGGAGCTCGCGTAG
- a CDS encoding DUF2961 domain-containing protein: MPLHHLLGAALAIAPNVVSWPISPVLSELLTFHPGWITRSVTTHDPAGGNADGFRPGVGTLGQHRVLFHARGEGRITRIWMTAPRQELEKAGQELWIVLDGQTAYRGEPRDFFEGRGPWKSPLVLGVDASSGAFTSHVPFAYSHEARVLYRGVPLYHQITYREGPGSAAGPSAAALSRFMSEDWTQNPPAWSAGIAAGKGPSLTVATGPSTVSRLFVELPAARLGDLRVRIGDQPPVPASFFFGLASDGDAVDGGWTSFRSALHAAWENGAASRLATRLPIPLAEGEALRIEAPSARVIREIRAAVDLAEARAGVRLAAQYRDQKGPGRHTTMPMFESDAPLKFVALFSHLEDGPLGARQYLEGDEMIRTDGMCSPVQHGTGTEDYFNGGWYFHGAHANALSGQHRFLRTDPEERRSRFEHSLYRLHVPDPIVSRSGMRFGFEAGPTGAFTPLRVRSLGLAYEFSGVRVIDEQRVLVPTFRIQFSAVDAERESRKRVFPVRERRGVTRIDVRCPSADARAVLLVRTYSRARAPQEARVRLDGREVGRFFESEHNTLRALAEDALWIDLPPGTCAPGARPALEIDATASPAPFSESGYLLRYFTGPGAPELAQRPRVKILDTSALPEGPHYVNDHSLIELGGGRWLLTGIFHSEPQGPDERAFVHALALGPGPARWHEASSPSFTISPQRLALHAEDDEPRIWAPHVVRDHDGSLVMMYHVSARGSQRGGFRIARSTDGTTFIRAGGILFEDVCLARDPMLVRFADTWVVYYTRCLSDDHRVSGVGYRTSLDLVSWTEPSMALTLGRDTIRHDSGFTESPFVFERGGWFYLTVTSYPTSWDATNVYRSRSPFSFPSEPVARLSAHAAEWIAEGGDFNTGRLFFTHVGGGQGGVWLQELLGL, translated from the coding sequence ATGCCCCTCCACCACCTCCTCGGCGCGGCCCTCGCAATCGCCCCGAACGTCGTCTCCTGGCCCATCTCCCCGGTCCTCTCCGAGCTCCTCACCTTTCATCCGGGGTGGATCACGAGGAGCGTGACCACGCACGATCCAGCGGGTGGAAATGCGGATGGATTCCGCCCGGGGGTCGGGACCCTCGGGCAACATCGTGTCCTTTTTCATGCGCGCGGGGAGGGGAGGATCACGCGGATCTGGATGACGGCGCCGAGGCAGGAGCTCGAAAAGGCGGGCCAGGAGCTCTGGATCGTGCTCGACGGTCAGACGGCGTATCGCGGAGAGCCCCGCGATTTCTTCGAGGGACGGGGGCCCTGGAAATCGCCCCTCGTCCTCGGGGTCGACGCGAGCTCCGGCGCATTCACGAGTCATGTGCCGTTCGCGTATTCCCACGAGGCCAGGGTGCTCTACCGGGGCGTCCCTCTTTATCATCAGATCACCTACCGCGAGGGGCCCGGATCCGCCGCCGGCCCGAGCGCCGCGGCGCTCTCCCGGTTCATGAGCGAAGACTGGACCCAGAACCCGCCTGCATGGAGCGCCGGGATTGCGGCGGGCAAAGGGCCCTCCCTGACCGTCGCCACCGGCCCGTCCACGGTCTCCCGGCTCTTCGTGGAGCTGCCGGCCGCGCGGCTCGGGGATCTCCGGGTGCGAATCGGGGATCAGCCCCCCGTCCCGGCGTCCTTCTTTTTTGGGCTCGCCAGCGATGGTGACGCGGTCGACGGCGGGTGGACCTCGTTCCGGAGCGCGCTCCACGCCGCGTGGGAGAACGGCGCCGCTTCCCGGCTCGCGACGCGGCTGCCCATTCCGCTCGCGGAGGGCGAGGCGCTCCGTATCGAAGCTCCGTCCGCGCGCGTGATCCGGGAAATCCGGGCCGCCGTGGATCTCGCGGAGGCCCGAGCCGGGGTGCGGCTCGCCGCGCAATACCGCGATCAAAAGGGCCCCGGGCGCCACACCACGATGCCGATGTTCGAAAGCGACGCCCCCCTGAAATTCGTGGCGCTTTTTTCGCACCTCGAAGACGGACCTCTCGGCGCCCGGCAATACCTCGAGGGCGACGAGATGATCCGGACCGACGGGATGTGCTCCCCGGTGCAACATGGCACGGGCACCGAGGACTACTTCAATGGCGGCTGGTACTTCCACGGGGCCCACGCGAACGCGCTGAGCGGCCAGCACCGCTTCCTCCGCACCGATCCCGAGGAGCGGCGCTCGCGCTTCGAGCATTCCCTCTATCGCCTGCACGTGCCCGATCCCATCGTGAGCCGCTCGGGGATGCGGTTCGGCTTCGAGGCGGGGCCCACGGGCGCGTTCACGCCGCTGCGTGTTCGTTCGCTCGGCCTCGCGTACGAGTTCTCCGGCGTCCGCGTGATCGACGAGCAGAGGGTCCTCGTCCCCACCTTCCGTATCCAGTTCTCGGCCGTCGACGCCGAGCGAGAATCACGCAAGCGCGTCTTCCCGGTCCGGGAGCGCCGCGGCGTCACCCGGATCGACGTGCGTTGCCCGTCCGCGGACGCCCGCGCGGTCTTGCTCGTGCGCACGTATTCCCGGGCGCGCGCGCCGCAGGAGGCGCGGGTGCGGCTCGACGGCCGTGAGGTCGGGCGATTCTTCGAATCGGAGCACAATACGCTCCGCGCGCTCGCCGAGGACGCGCTCTGGATCGATCTCCCGCCCGGGACCTGCGCGCCCGGCGCGCGGCCCGCGCTCGAGATCGACGCGACCGCATCTCCCGCGCCCTTCAGCGAGAGCGGCTACCTCTTGCGGTATTTCACGGGCCCCGGCGCGCCCGAGCTCGCGCAGCGACCCCGCGTGAAGATCCTGGATACGAGCGCCTTGCCCGAAGGCCCGCATTACGTCAACGATCACTCCTTGATCGAGCTCGGAGGTGGCCGATGGCTCCTCACGGGCATCTTCCACAGCGAACCCCAGGGCCCCGACGAGCGCGCGTTCGTCCACGCCCTCGCGCTCGGCCCTGGGCCCGCGCGCTGGCACGAGGCCTCCTCGCCGAGCTTCACGATTTCACCCCAGCGCCTGGCCCTGCACGCGGAGGACGACGAGCCCCGGATCTGGGCCCCCCACGTCGTCCGCGATCACGACGGCAGCCTCGTCATGATGTACCACGTGAGCGCGCGCGGCAGCCAGCGTGGCGGCTTCCGCATCGCGCGCTCCACGGACGGGACGACCTTCATTCGCGCCGGGGGCATTCTCTTCGAGGACGTCTGCCTCGCCCGTGATCCCATGCTCGTGCGATTCGCGGATACCTGGGTCGTTTATTACACGCGTTGCCTCTCGGACGACCACCGCGTGAGCGGCGTCGGATATCGCACGTCGCTCGATCTCGTATCCTGGACCGAGCCGTCGATGGCCTTGACGCTCGGCCGGGACACGATCCGGCACGACAGCGGGTTTACCGAGTCCCCGTTCGTGTTCGAGCGGGGCGGGTGGTTTTACCTGACGGTGACGAGTTATCCCACGTCCTGGGACGCGACGAACGTGTATCGATCACGCTCGCCGTTCTCGTTCCCGAGCGAGCCCGTCGCGCGGCTCTCCGCGCACGCGGCCGAGTGGATCGCCGAGGGGGGTGATTTCAACACGGGGCGGCTCTTCTTCACCCACGTCGGGGGAGGGCAGGGGGGCGTCTGGCTGCAAGAGCTCCTCGGGCTTTGA
- a CDS encoding pirin family protein: MSRYLDKDPECKGGDGGLDLVIEARPRDLGGFTVRRLLPSPMRRLVGPFIFFDHMGPVDFSSGEGLGVRPHPHIALATITYLLEGEFVHRDSLGSEQPIRPGDVNWMVAGRGVVHSERTSPEVRARGGRMHGIQTWVALPQEDEEIEPRFEHHPRSTIPVVTRPGAEIHVIAGTAYGAKAPTGILSPTLYAHARLEAGACLPVDEEHEERAVYVIDGRIECSGKAFAEGSMIVLRPGAPVEIRATERANVMLVGGARLEGERHIFWNFISSSKERIERAKADWREGRFAKVPGDEVEFIPLPE; this comes from the coding sequence ATGAGCCGCTATCTCGACAAGGATCCGGAGTGCAAGGGTGGAGACGGCGGGCTCGATCTCGTGATCGAAGCGCGCCCGCGGGATCTCGGGGGGTTCACGGTGCGGCGCCTCTTGCCGTCGCCGATGCGGCGGCTCGTGGGGCCGTTCATCTTCTTCGACCACATGGGCCCGGTCGATTTCTCGTCGGGTGAGGGGCTCGGGGTGCGGCCGCACCCGCACATCGCGCTCGCGACGATCACGTACCTGCTCGAGGGCGAGTTCGTGCATCGCGACAGCCTCGGCTCGGAGCAGCCGATCCGGCCGGGGGACGTGAACTGGATGGTCGCGGGTCGCGGCGTGGTGCACTCGGAGCGCACGTCGCCCGAGGTGCGCGCCCGAGGCGGGCGGATGCACGGGATCCAGACGTGGGTCGCGCTGCCGCAGGAGGACGAGGAGATCGAGCCGCGCTTCGAGCACCACCCGCGGAGCACGATCCCGGTCGTGACGCGCCCCGGCGCCGAGATCCACGTCATCGCAGGGACGGCGTACGGCGCGAAGGCCCCGACGGGTATCCTCTCCCCGACGCTCTACGCGCACGCGCGGCTCGAGGCGGGCGCGTGTTTGCCCGTGGACGAGGAGCACGAGGAGCGGGCCGTGTACGTGATCGACGGGCGCATCGAATGCAGCGGCAAAGCGTTCGCGGAGGGCTCGATGATCGTGCTGCGTCCGGGCGCGCCCGTGGAGATCCGCGCGACCGAGCGGGCGAACGTGATGCTCGTCGGCGGCGCGCGGCTCGAGGGAGAGCGGCACATCTTCTGGAACTTCATTTCGAGCTCGAAGGAGCGGATCGAACGAGCGAAGGCGGACTGGCGGGAGGGGCGCTTCGCGAAGGTGCCGGGCGACGAGGTGGAGTTCATCCCGCTGCCGGAGTGA
- a CDS encoding GAF domain-containing sensor histidine kinase — MGHVEDELREEIRINETLLRIGAVLAAELDLDRLVQRLTDEATALTRAQFGAFFFTVEGGSGEPLSRYTLSGVPRELTERLPHPRLTPLFSPTMRGEQVLRIDDVLEDPRYGKNPPYHGMPEGHLPVRSYLAVPVVSRCGKVLGALFFGHAEPGVFTERDERVVGGVASFAAVAIDNARLYKASEAARRQAEEAHRQAEAANRLKDEFLSLVSHELRTPLTAILGWTQVLSTRECDAETRARALAAIHRNVRAQIRIIDDLLDVSRIITGKLGLARRLTDLGDVLRSVLDVVRPAAEAKGIELDVTPERPSVRVCGDPDRLRQILWNLVANAIKFTPRGGRVGVEITREEGVVHMIVRDTGRGISPTFMPYVFDRFRQADSSASRSQGGLGLGLAIVRHLVEMHGGTVKAESAGADHGSTFTVTLPLPADARSGCCDGDGKTSDYRGEGPSRYAAAMEQAPRRNG; from the coding sequence ATGGGGCACGTCGAGGACGAGCTACGCGAGGAGATTCGTATCAACGAGACGCTCCTGCGTATCGGCGCCGTGCTCGCGGCCGAGCTCGACCTCGACCGGCTCGTGCAACGGCTGACGGACGAGGCGACCGCGCTGACCCGAGCGCAGTTCGGGGCCTTCTTTTTCACGGTCGAGGGCGGGTCGGGCGAGCCCCTGTCGCGTTACACCCTCTCCGGCGTTCCGCGCGAGCTCACCGAGCGCTTGCCGCACCCCCGGCTCACGCCGCTGTTCAGCCCCACGATGCGGGGCGAGCAGGTGTTGCGTATCGACGACGTGCTCGAGGATCCCCGCTACGGAAAAAACCCGCCGTACCACGGGATGCCCGAGGGACATCTGCCGGTCCGGAGTTACCTCGCGGTCCCCGTGGTGTCGCGCTGCGGGAAGGTCCTCGGGGCCCTGTTCTTCGGGCACGCCGAGCCGGGCGTATTCACCGAGCGTGACGAGCGGGTCGTCGGCGGCGTCGCGAGCTTCGCCGCCGTCGCGATCGACAACGCCAGGCTCTACAAGGCGTCCGAGGCCGCGCGCCGGCAAGCCGAAGAGGCGCACCGGCAGGCCGAGGCGGCGAACCGATTGAAGGACGAGTTCCTGAGCCTGGTCTCGCACGAGCTGCGCACGCCCCTCACGGCGATCCTGGGCTGGACCCAGGTCCTCTCGACGCGCGAGTGTGACGCGGAGACGCGCGCCCGGGCGCTCGCCGCCATCCATCGGAACGTCCGGGCGCAGATCCGGATCATCGACGATCTGCTCGACGTCTCTCGGATCATCACGGGCAAGCTCGGGCTCGCGCGGCGGCTGACGGATCTCGGCGACGTCTTGAGGTCGGTGCTCGACGTGGTCCGCCCCGCGGCGGAGGCGAAGGGCATCGAGCTCGACGTCACGCCCGAGCGCCCGTCCGTGCGGGTCTGCGGTGATCCCGACAGGCTGCGGCAGATCCTGTGGAACCTGGTCGCCAACGCCATCAAATTCACGCCACGCGGCGGCCGGGTCGGGGTGGAGATCACGCGCGAAGAAGGGGTCGTCCACATGATCGTGCGGGACACGGGCCGAGGGATCAGCCCCACGTTCATGCCTTACGTGTTCGATCGATTCCGGCAGGCGGACAGCTCTGCTTCGAGGTCGCAAGGCGGGCTCGGCCTGGGCCTCGCGATCGTGCGTCACCTCGTGGAGATGCACGGCGGCACCGTGAAGGCGGAGAGCGCGGGGGCCGATCACGGCTCGACGTTCACGGTCACCTTGCCCCTGCCCGCCGATGCGCGGAGCGGCTGCTGCGACGGCGACGGGAAGACGAGCGACTATCGCGGCGAGGGTCCGTCGCGGTATGCTGCCGCGATGGAGCAGGCGCCGAGGAGAAACGGATGA
- a CDS encoding acyl-CoA dehydrogenase family protein: MANFFSDNEDLRFYVERFIDWEPIARITEHDFRSEGGPKSLDEARDLYREILDMLGTFAAEEIAPHAAQIDREGVIFRDGEASFPPRLVSIFEKIQSMELHGLCLPRELGGTNAPALLYFIGTELFGRADVSVMAHHGFHGGTALAMLMFSMREGTTEVDPETGRVTRTRFRAYIDEITRGAAWGCMDITEPDAGSDMARLRTRAEQDAEGNWFVTGQKIFITSGHGKYHFVIARTEEPKDESDPFAGLGGLSMFLVPTYEDLPDGTRRRIVTIDRVEEKLGHHASVTAALSFDRAPAHLVGKRGEGFPYMLTMMNNARIGVGFETLGLCEAALALARGYAAERRSMGKSIDRHEMIADYLDEMQTDIQGIRALAMHGAVHEELSQKKSMRLQFGRVADDDRARMEREIARHKREARRVTPLVKYLGAEKAVEMARRAIQIHGGAGYTKDYGAEKILRDATVMPIYEGTSQIQSLMAMKDALAGILKRPAAFLRRGAEARLRSASARDPLERKLARIQVLSHAAQRHLVVRTAGDKLGGAIRSPARTWRTNLFGSWDPKRDFSYAMLHAERLTRLLADEAIGELLLDQATKHPERREVLERHLERAEVRAQHLAAAITTTGDRLLVSLAAAAEGARGESPP, encoded by the coding sequence ATGGCGAACTTCTTCAGCGACAACGAGGACCTCCGCTTCTACGTCGAGCGCTTCATCGACTGGGAGCCCATCGCGCGGATCACGGAGCACGACTTCCGGAGCGAGGGCGGGCCGAAGAGCCTCGACGAGGCCCGCGACCTCTACCGCGAGATCCTCGACATGCTCGGCACCTTCGCCGCCGAGGAGATCGCGCCACACGCCGCGCAGATCGATCGGGAGGGCGTGATCTTCCGGGACGGCGAGGCCTCGTTCCCGCCGCGGCTCGTGTCGATCTTCGAGAAGATCCAGAGCATGGAGCTCCACGGCCTCTGCTTGCCGCGCGAGCTCGGCGGGACGAACGCGCCGGCGCTCCTGTATTTCATCGGCACCGAGCTGTTCGGGCGCGCCGACGTCTCCGTGATGGCGCACCACGGCTTTCACGGCGGCACCGCGCTCGCGATGTTGATGTTCTCGATGCGCGAGGGCACGACCGAGGTCGATCCGGAGACGGGCCGCGTCACGAGGACACGCTTCCGCGCCTACATCGACGAGATCACCCGCGGCGCGGCCTGGGGCTGCATGGATATCACCGAGCCCGACGCCGGCAGCGACATGGCGCGGCTCCGGACACGCGCCGAGCAGGACGCCGAAGGAAACTGGTTCGTCACGGGGCAGAAGATCTTCATCACGTCGGGGCACGGAAAGTACCATTTCGTGATCGCGCGGACGGAGGAGCCGAAGGACGAATCCGACCCGTTCGCCGGCCTCGGCGGCCTCTCGATGTTCCTCGTCCCGACGTACGAGGATCTGCCGGACGGCACGCGGAGGCGGATCGTGACGATCGATCGTGTCGAGGAAAAACTCGGCCATCACGCGTCCGTGACCGCCGCCCTCTCGTTCGACCGCGCCCCGGCGCACCTTGTGGGAAAACGCGGCGAGGGGTTTCCGTACATGCTCACGATGATGAACAACGCCCGCATCGGCGTGGGCTTCGAGACCCTGGGGCTCTGCGAGGCGGCGCTCGCGCTCGCGCGCGGCTACGCAGCCGAGCGGCGCTCCATGGGCAAGAGCATCGATCGGCACGAGATGATCGCCGACTACCTCGACGAGATGCAGACGGACATCCAGGGCATCCGCGCGCTCGCGATGCACGGCGCCGTCCACGAGGAGCTGTCGCAGAAGAAATCGATGCGCCTGCAGTTCGGGCGCGTCGCCGACGACGACCGCGCCCGGATGGAACGGGAAATCGCGCGGCACAAGCGCGAGGCGCGGCGCGTGACGCCCCTGGTAAAATACCTCGGCGCGGAGAAGGCGGTCGAGATGGCGCGGCGCGCGATCCAGATCCACGGCGGCGCCGGCTACACGAAGGACTACGGCGCGGAGAAGATCCTGCGCGACGCGACGGTGATGCCCATTTACGAGGGCACGAGCCAGATCCAGTCGCTCATGGCCATGAAGGACGCGCTCGCCGGCATCCTGAAGCGCCCGGCCGCCTTCCTGCGCCGGGGCGCGGAGGCGCGGCTGCGGAGCGCCTCCGCGCGGGATCCGCTGGAGCGAAAGCTCGCGCGTATCCAGGTGCTCTCGCACGCGGCGCAGCGGCACCTCGTCGTGCGGACGGCGGGGGACAAGCTCGGCGGCGCGATCCGCTCGCCCGCCCGCACGTGGCGGACGAACCTCTTCGGGAGCTGGGATCCGAAGCGCGACTTCTCCTACGCGATGCTGCACGCCGAGCGGCTCACGCGCCTGCTCGCGGACGAGGCGATCGGCGAGCTGCTGCTCGATCAAGCCACGAAGCACCCCGAGCGGCGCGAGGTCCTCGAGCGGCACCTCGAGCGCGCCGAGGTCCGCGCGCAGCACCTCGCCGCGGCCATCACGACCACGGGAGATCGCCTGCTCGTCTCGCTCGCCGCGGCGGCGGAGGGTGCTCGCGGCGAGAGCCCGCCGTGA
- a CDS encoding peptidylglycine alpha-amidating monooxygenase yields MMNTRLRAGVVLIPILLWACGGGGAATSGGGGDGAGGGGASGGMGGGADLPCDVAEIVAENCQLCHSSPPKYGAPMALVTAADFQAGAQSDPSKKVYELVGARIHDAERPMPPKGLIDASSQGVLDGWIAAGAPGASGDSCSGTGGGGGMGGGTPLSCTPDVLLRPTTAWAMPKLTEDAYVCFGAEVEVGSKRHITAIAPAVDNDIIVHHMLLYELPAAYGSTTPKACGAGASGGGRLVSVWTPGQGPLVLPEAAGLPIEGTGHYMIQMHYSNLTQLDGQKDQSGFDLCTTTNLRANDADIMAFGTTKINIPAHGALDVTCDLTVPASFPKVNTFSIGPHMHKLGTIISAEHKPVSGAPVPLTNRDPWSFDDQYWDDVVTTIGPGDTITTRCAWQNPSNSNVTFGEDTSSEMCFVFAAYYPRVELANWHWGMPALGSECQPTP; encoded by the coding sequence ATGATGAACACACGATTGCGAGCGGGCGTGGTCCTCATTCCGATCCTGCTGTGGGCCTGCGGCGGGGGCGGCGCCGCGACGTCCGGCGGCGGCGGCGACGGCGCGGGCGGGGGCGGCGCGAGCGGCGGCATGGGCGGCGGGGCGGACTTGCCTTGCGACGTGGCCGAGATCGTCGCCGAGAATTGCCAGCTCTGCCATTCCTCGCCGCCCAAGTACGGGGCGCCGATGGCCCTCGTGACGGCGGCCGATTTCCAGGCGGGGGCGCAGAGTGATCCTTCGAAGAAGGTCTACGAGCTCGTCGGCGCGCGTATCCACGACGCGGAGAGGCCGATGCCGCCGAAGGGCCTGATCGACGCGTCCTCGCAGGGCGTGCTCGACGGGTGGATCGCGGCCGGCGCGCCCGGAGCGTCGGGGGATTCGTGCTCGGGCACGGGCGGGGGCGGCGGGATGGGCGGCGGGACGCCCCTCTCGTGCACGCCCGACGTCCTGCTCCGGCCGACGACGGCGTGGGCAATGCCGAAGCTCACGGAGGACGCGTACGTGTGCTTCGGCGCCGAGGTCGAGGTGGGATCGAAGCGGCACATCACGGCGATCGCGCCGGCCGTCGATAACGACATCATCGTGCATCACATGCTGCTCTATGAACTCCCGGCGGCGTATGGCTCGACGACGCCCAAGGCGTGCGGCGCGGGCGCCTCGGGCGGCGGGCGGCTCGTGAGCGTGTGGACGCCGGGCCAGGGCCCGCTCGTGCTCCCGGAGGCGGCCGGCCTGCCGATCGAGGGCACGGGCCATTACATGATCCAGATGCACTACTCGAACCTGACGCAGCTCGACGGCCAGAAGGATCAGAGCGGGTTCGACCTGTGCACGACGACGAATTTGCGCGCGAACGACGCGGACATCATGGCGTTTGGCACGACGAAGATCAACATCCCGGCGCACGGCGCGCTCGACGTCACGTGTGATCTCACGGTCCCGGCGTCGTTCCCGAAGGTGAACACGTTCTCCATCGGGCCGCACATGCACAAGCTCGGGACGATCATCTCGGCCGAGCACAAGCCGGTGAGCGGCGCGCCCGTCCCGCTGACGAACCGTGATCCGTGGAGCTTCGACGATCAATACTGGGACGACGTGGTGACCACGATCGGCCCGGGCGACACGATCACGACGCGTTGCGCCTGGCAAAACCCGAGCAATTCGAACGTGACGTTCGGCGAGGACACGTCGAGCGAGATGTGCTTCGTCTTCGCCGCGTATTACCCGCGGGTCGAGCTCGCGAACTGGCACTGGGGGATGCCGGCGCTCGGCTCGGAATGCCAGCCGACGCCGTGA
- a CDS encoding metallophosphoesterase family protein: protein MPSRTFAIGDIHGDLDALHRLLAALPPLDAGDTLVFVGDYLDRGPRSADVVAFLRALPSRTPAKVVLLRGNHEDGWLRVVDRGWPEFVIPAPNGCLATLRSFLGRPPPVEGEGMADDEVEPLFKGTFFPPDVVAWMRELPFWYEDDYAIYVHAALPKGPEGYEHPSTTQRRLAMLWCRDHDFVRDYRGKLVIFGHTATKYLPPELSEYTPEDKEDAWVGPCVIGIDTRCGKGGYLTCVELPSGQVYESR from the coding sequence ATGCCCTCCCGCACCTTCGCCATCGGCGACATCCACGGCGACCTCGACGCCCTCCACCGCCTCCTCGCCGCCCTCCCTCCGCTCGATGCCGGCGACACCCTCGTCTTCGTCGGTGATTACCTCGATCGGGGCCCTCGCTCCGCCGACGTCGTCGCCTTCCTCCGCGCCCTCCCCTCGCGGACGCCGGCGAAGGTCGTCCTCCTCCGCGGCAACCACGAGGATGGCTGGTTGCGCGTCGTCGATCGCGGCTGGCCCGAATTCGTCATCCCCGCGCCGAATGGTTGCCTCGCCACGCTCCGCTCCTTCCTCGGCAGGCCCCCGCCGGTCGAGGGCGAGGGCATGGCCGACGACGAGGTCGAGCCCCTCTTCAAAGGCACGTTTTTCCCGCCGGACGTCGTCGCCTGGATGCGCGAGCTCCCGTTCTGGTACGAGGACGATTACGCGATTTACGTGCACGCGGCCCTCCCGAAGGGCCCCGAGGGCTACGAGCACCCCTCCACCACGCAGAGGCGGCTCGCGATGCTCTGGTGCCGCGATCACGACTTCGTCCGCGACTACCGGGGCAAGCTCGTCATCTTCGGGCACACGGCCACGAAATACCTCCCGCCCGAGCTCTCGGAGTACACGCCCGAGGACAAGGAGGACGCGTGGGTCGGCCCCTGCGTCATCGGGATCGATACGCGCTGCGGGAAGGGCGGTTATCTGACGTGCGTGGAGCTGCCGTCGGGGCAGGTGTACGAGTCGCGCTGA